From a single Sporosarcina oncorhynchi genomic region:
- a CDS encoding LTA synthase family protein has product MKKVNWPKHSVLVIAIVATWLTTYVGYITSFNMKIDNMIQELILFINPLSFLLFIYGIALFIKSVKRRKIYILSISLITSIIMFSNAVFYRFFSDFITLPLLFQTSNFGDLSSSVLANIHGADIFFFTDVIIIALALKFIPNMEKSVSHRKIGRKLYFVVAATILMVNLGLAEAQRPQLLTRSFDRELLVKNIGTYNYHIYDLFIQSKTHAQRALADGSELTEVANYVNANYAEPDPEMFGVAKGKNVIMISLESLQNFVINNEMDGHVITPFLNELTKDPDTFYFNNFYHQTGLGKTSDSEFILENSLYGRNGGAVFFTNSGNTYNSLSEKLGDNGYFTSVMHANNRSFWNRDIMYQAMGIEKFYDVESYEIGEGEAVNWGMKDIPFFEQSIDLLKEMPQPFATRMITLTNHHPFDLDEEDMLIPPYESNSKTLNQYFQTVRYMDESIKVFFEDLKESGLYDDSIIIMYGDHYGISENHNKAMGMYLEKEITPVDTVELQKVPMFVHIPGYGKGEMSDELAGQLDLRPTILHLLGIDTKEDMQLGSDVFSPDHEPFVIFRDGRFVTNDHIYTQEVCYDIKTGEIDESGACESYNERATTELDYSDMIINGDLLRFTEEGQE; this is encoded by the coding sequence ATGAAAAAGGTGAATTGGCCAAAACATTCTGTGCTAGTCATTGCGATAGTTGCAACTTGGCTTACAACGTATGTCGGCTATATAACTAGTTTCAATATGAAAATTGATAATATGATCCAGGAATTGATTCTTTTCATCAATCCATTGAGTTTCTTATTATTCATATATGGTATTGCTCTCTTCATCAAGAGCGTGAAGAGAAGAAAGATTTATATTCTCTCTATAAGTTTAATCACATCTATTATCATGTTCAGTAATGCGGTTTTTTATAGGTTTTTCAGTGATTTCATCACATTGCCGTTGCTGTTCCAAACGAGTAATTTCGGTGATTTATCATCATCTGTACTTGCGAATATCCATGGAGCGGACATCTTTTTCTTTACTGATGTGATTATTATCGCATTGGCATTAAAATTTATTCCAAATATGGAAAAGTCGGTAAGCCATCGAAAAATAGGCCGGAAATTGTATTTTGTTGTTGCTGCGACAATTCTTATGGTCAATTTAGGACTTGCGGAAGCACAGAGACCTCAATTGCTTACGCGAAGCTTCGACCGCGAACTGCTTGTTAAAAATATCGGTACGTACAACTATCATATTTATGATCTGTTTATCCAATCCAAAACGCATGCTCAACGTGCGCTTGCGGATGGCAGTGAATTGACCGAAGTCGCGAACTATGTGAATGCAAACTATGCAGAACCTGACCCTGAAATGTTCGGAGTGGCGAAAGGGAAAAATGTGATTATGATTTCTTTAGAATCACTGCAAAATTTCGTCATTAACAATGAAATGGACGGTCATGTCATCACACCATTTTTAAATGAATTGACAAAAGATCCCGATACATTTTATTTCAATAACTTCTACCATCAAACAGGGTTAGGCAAAACGTCCGATTCTGAATTCATCCTGGAAAACTCCTTGTATGGACGGAATGGAGGAGCAGTTTTCTTTACGAATAGTGGAAATACTTATAACTCATTGTCCGAAAAGCTTGGCGATAACGGTTATTTCACTAGTGTTATGCATGCCAATAACCGTAGTTTTTGGAACCGGGATATTATGTATCAGGCTATGGGGATTGAGAAATTCTATGATGTCGAAAGCTATGAAATTGGAGAAGGTGAAGCAGTCAACTGGGGCATGAAAGATATTCCGTTCTTTGAACAATCTATTGATTTGTTGAAGGAAATGCCACAACCGTTTGCTACGCGAATGATAACCTTGACGAATCATCACCCATTCGATCTTGATGAGGAAGATATGCTCATTCCTCCATATGAATCGAACTCCAAAACCCTAAATCAATATTTCCAAACGGTCCGTTATATGGACGAATCAATCAAAGTTTTCTTTGAAGACTTGAAAGAAAGTGGACTGTACGATGATTCAATCATTATCATGTACGGTGATCATTATGGAATATCAGAAAACCACAACAAAGCGATGGGTATGTATCTTGAAAAAGAAATTACGCCTGTAGATACAGTGGAGTTACAGAAAGTACCGATGTTTGTGCATATTCCTGGATACGGAAAAGGAGAAATGTCAGATGAACTTGCTGGTCAACTCGATTTGAGACCAACAATTCTGCATTTGCTCGGAATTGACACGAAAGAGGATATGCAATTAGGTTCTGACGTATTTTCACCAGATCATGAGCCATTCGTCATTTTCAGAGACGGCAGATTTGTAACAAATGATCATATTTATACGCAGGAAGTATGTTATGATATCAAGACAGGTGAAATAGACGAAAGTGGAGCTTGCGAGTCTTATAATGAACGCGCCACAACAGAACTTGACTATTCTGATATGATCATTAATGGTGACTTGCTCAGATTCACTGAGGAAGGCCAAGAATAG
- a CDS encoding DUF2759 domain-containing protein produces MNILMVIFGLVAILSVIGTVQGFKERNLLSIVFNVAAAVIFGGFTIATIVFQGYPPTLH; encoded by the coding sequence ATGAACATATTAATGGTGATTTTCGGGCTAGTTGCAATCTTATCAGTTATAGGTACGGTACAAGGATTCAAAGAACGCAATCTCTTGAGCATCGTGTTCAACGTTGCCGCAGCTGTCATCTTTGGCGGATTTACAATTGCAACGATTGTATTCCAGGGTTATCCACCTACTCTTCATTAA
- a CDS encoding MBL fold metallo-hydrolase: protein MLKIHTYPLGPIQTNCYIVMNDEGKCLVIDPGEESKKIIRKINKLEAEPLAILLTHAHFDHIGAVDEVRDRFKIPVHIHEAEKDWLLNPNLNGSSKYPGLPSVSNAKADAFLDEGEMEIGPFKIDVRHTPGHSPGSMSFIFTDSKMAIVGDTLFKQSIGRTDLPGGNSKRLLTSIHEKLLTLDDDYMIYPGHGLPTTPGEEKDTNPFLNGF, encoded by the coding sequence ATGTTGAAAATACATACATATCCATTGGGGCCGATTCAAACAAATTGTTATATTGTGATGAATGATGAAGGCAAATGCCTTGTGATTGATCCGGGAGAAGAGTCCAAGAAAATTATTAGGAAAATAAATAAGCTGGAAGCTGAACCTTTAGCGATATTGTTGACACATGCACATTTTGATCATATTGGCGCCGTTGACGAAGTTAGGGATCGTTTTAAAATTCCTGTCCATATTCATGAAGCTGAAAAGGACTGGCTTCTTAACCCGAATTTGAACGGCTCTTCGAAGTATCCTGGACTGCCGTCTGTGAGCAATGCAAAGGCAGATGCATTTCTAGACGAAGGTGAAATGGAGATTGGGCCATTCAAAATCGATGTACGTCATACACCGGGACATTCACCAGGCAGTATGTCCTTTATTTTCACTGATAGCAAGATGGCTATCGTAGGTGATACTCTATTTAAACAAAGTATTGGGAGAACCGATCTTCCGGGAGGGAATTCGAAAAGACTTCTTACATCAATCCATGAGAAATTATTAACATTGGACGATGATTACATGATTTATCCGGGACATGGTTTGCCGACCACGCCAGGGGAAGAGAAAGATACGAATCCATTTCTAAATGGATTTTGA
- a CDS encoding DUF2626 family protein, whose product MDNMFKLCGFWTGIFAVMFFIGGMMPATVIFIASTIFFLLLGYLNLTERMYMYMFGAYLMIFMVGFSYYATFIHVQGGGH is encoded by the coding sequence ATGGATAATATGTTTAAGTTATGTGGTTTTTGGACTGGTATTTTCGCTGTAATGTTTTTCATCGGCGGCATGATGCCGGCAACCGTCATCTTTATCGCTAGCACTATCTTCTTCTTGTTGCTTGGATACTTGAATTTAACGGAACGTATGTATATGTACATGTTCGGAGCTTATCTAATGATTTTCATGGTAGGGTTCAGTTACTACGCAACGTTCATTCACGTACAAGGTGGAGGACACTAA
- the comGA gene encoding competence type IV pilus ATPase ComGA, whose amino-acid sequence MEKRDNLIEKKCFALLEKAISHRATDIHLVPMRDIYEVRFKINSKLETSSTVPPQLAGRMISFYKFLSSLDISDKRKPQSGSFHKKIQADNFSFRVSTIPSVNMQESVVIRLQKHDKIVPLDNLCLEPVWEQQLRQATKERQGLVIVTGPTGSGKTTTIYSLTAHCVNELERHVITLEDPVENNHSHLLQIQVNERSGMTYAAGLKAILRHSPDVIMIGEIRDAETAKTAVAAALTGHLVLTTIHSKDPEGCFYRLMDFGITPEELRQTIVCICAQRLIKKDCGDLSAIFEIVQGDLLDLIADGIVNGERIQMPKEKKIETVMQRYDNLERKLHD is encoded by the coding sequence ATGGAGAAGCGAGATAATCTCATTGAGAAGAAATGTTTTGCTTTGCTTGAGAAGGCAATTAGCCATAGGGCGACTGACATCCATCTCGTACCAATGAGAGACATTTACGAAGTGCGCTTTAAAATCAATTCCAAACTTGAAACGTCCAGCACAGTCCCCCCACAGTTGGCTGGTCGAATGATCTCCTTTTACAAATTTCTTTCTTCGTTAGATATTAGCGACAAACGCAAACCTCAAAGTGGTTCATTCCATAAAAAAATCCAAGCAGATAACTTTTCCTTTCGTGTATCAACTATCCCATCCGTCAACATGCAAGAAAGTGTAGTCATCCGACTGCAAAAGCACGACAAAATCGTTCCACTCGATAATTTATGTTTAGAACCTGTCTGGGAACAACAACTACGACAGGCGACAAAGGAGAGGCAAGGTTTAGTAATCGTTACTGGGCCAACGGGAAGCGGGAAGACGACTACTATCTATTCATTGACCGCACATTGCGTAAATGAATTGGAACGGCATGTAATTACGCTAGAAGATCCTGTTGAAAATAATCATTCGCATCTCTTGCAGATTCAAGTAAATGAACGTTCCGGAATGACGTATGCTGCGGGACTTAAAGCGATTCTCCGACACTCACCGGACGTTATCATGATTGGTGAGATAAGAGATGCTGAGACAGCTAAGACGGCTGTAGCAGCAGCCCTCACAGGCCATCTCGTGCTTACAACGATTCATTCTAAAGATCCCGAGGGTTGTTTCTACCGTTTAATGGACTTCGGCATTACGCCAGAAGAACTGCGACAGACAATCGTCTGTATATGTGCTCAGCGCTTGATCAAGAAAGATTGCGGGGACTTAAGTGCAATTTTTGAAATTGTTCAAGGAGATTTGCTGGATTTGATAGCAGATGGCATTGTTAATGGCGAAAGAATTCAGATGCCTAAGGAGAAGAAAATTGAAACTGTTATGCAACGCTATGACAATTTGGAGAGAAAGTTGCATGATTGA
- the comGB gene encoding competence type IV pilus assembly protein ComGB, with product MIEFSLSRPHNRLDRINQHPAFLKRLAVLLKEGYTFHDGLILLLPHHSKNYEDILSRIESDIKGGLGVSNVLISLGFSSSSLLPVIIAEVDGKLAEALEGIADRLVKVDERRKKLRNILAYPIVLFSFMAILLVLFRNYFLPNLQALAISRNDTSTGLVSLLPIIVSKIPDVLIGTGLVFIILMIIGSIFYRRLSPSEKVKFVIKIPFVGRIFISMKTRDFAGELGSLLHSGLSMQDALDVLINQKIDKIMAEISDTFKGYVVYGESFDQAILMTDGLSNELSSYALHGSNTGHLPKELIIYSENLHERIEVELGKWLSSLQPVLFTILAVCILAAYLALLLPVYNMFDTI from the coding sequence ATGATTGAATTTTCTTTGTCTCGTCCCCACAATCGACTGGACAGAATCAACCAGCATCCCGCTTTTCTTAAGCGTCTCGCAGTGCTATTGAAAGAAGGCTATACCTTCCATGACGGTCTTATACTACTTTTGCCACATCATAGTAAAAATTATGAAGACATACTTTCCCGGATTGAAAGCGACATAAAAGGAGGTTTGGGAGTTTCCAATGTATTAATTAGCCTTGGTTTCTCATCATCTAGCCTATTGCCAGTCATCATTGCCGAAGTTGATGGCAAATTGGCGGAAGCATTGGAAGGAATTGCAGACAGATTGGTAAAGGTAGATGAAAGACGTAAGAAGCTAAGAAATATATTAGCTTATCCAATTGTGTTGTTTTCATTCATGGCCATATTGTTAGTCCTATTCCGCAATTACTTCCTCCCTAATCTTCAAGCCTTAGCGATTTCTAGAAATGATACAAGTACAGGGCTAGTCTCTTTATTACCAATAATCGTCTCAAAAATACCCGATGTCCTAATCGGTACTGGATTAGTATTCATCATACTCATGATTATAGGTTCGATATTTTATCGTAGACTATCCCCTTCAGAGAAAGTTAAGTTTGTAATAAAAATTCCATTTGTCGGCCGCATTTTTATAAGTATGAAAACGCGAGATTTTGCCGGTGAACTTGGAAGCTTATTGCATTCAGGTTTATCGATGCAGGATGCACTTGATGTACTTATCAATCAGAAAATCGATAAAATAATGGCTGAAATTTCAGATACGTTTAAAGGTTATGTCGTCTATGGCGAAAGTTTTGATCAAGCTATTCTCATGACTGACGGCCTTAGTAATGAATTGAGTTCGTATGCATTACACGGGTCGAACACTGGACATTTACCGAAGGAATTGATTATCTACAGTGAAAATCTTCATGAACGGATTGAGGTAGAGTTGGGCAAATGGCTTTCTTCATTGCAACCAGTTCTATTCACCATTCTGGCTGTCTGTATTTTGGCCGCATATTTAGCATTGTTATTACCGGTTTATAATATGTTCGATACGATTTGA
- the comGC gene encoding competence type IV pilus major pilin ComGC: MMIVLLIISVLVLIAIPNVTKHASTIDKKGCEAYVKMVQGQVEAYRMENHKVPKLAELEDADYLPKNAECPDGTKIVVTDEGIVKTETDLSAE, from the coding sequence ATGATGATCGTTCTTCTTATCATTTCTGTACTAGTGCTTATCGCTATCCCGAATGTGACAAAACATGCAAGTACAATTGATAAAAAGGGATGTGAAGCGTATGTGAAAATGGTGCAGGGACAAGTGGAGGCTTATCGGATGGAGAACCACAAAGTGCCTAAATTAGCTGAATTGGAGGATGCTGATTATTTGCCGAAAAATGCAGAATGTCCTGATGGAACGAAAATAGTTGTCACTGATGAAGGCATAGTGAAAACCGAGACAGATCTAAGTGCAGAGTAA
- the comGD gene encoding competence type IV pilus minor pilin ComGD — MFDNKQSGFTFLELLLVLSIVAIVTVIIIPSGDKWVKKQSEKEALETFIATIHHAQAYAIAYEASTAIKFKDSGATYRLYTPNLESTKPRDVEFPTGMRVIAISSNMKGIEFTKAGNIVNSGTITLKTSAGVKLITLQLQHGRVLVRDQ; from the coding sequence ATGTTTGATAATAAACAATCAGGATTCACTTTTCTGGAACTGCTATTAGTACTAAGTATTGTGGCAATTGTAACGGTAATTATCATTCCGAGTGGAGATAAATGGGTAAAAAAACAGAGCGAAAAAGAAGCGCTTGAGACGTTCATTGCAACAATCCATCATGCACAGGCTTATGCAATCGCATATGAAGCATCGACTGCCATAAAATTTAAAGATTCAGGTGCTACGTATAGGCTGTATACACCTAACTTAGAGTCAACCAAACCTAGGGATGTCGAATTTCCGACAGGCATGCGTGTAATCGCAATCAGCAGTAACATGAAGGGAATTGAATTTACTAAAGCTGGAAATATCGTCAATTCGGGTACCATTACATTGAAAACCTCTGCCGGAGTAAAATTGATCACCTTGCAATTACAGCATGGGAGGGTTCTCGTCCGTGATCAATGA
- a CDS encoding ComGF family competence protein, translated as MRALLKGANQSGYSLIESIFQLLILGIFLQFVLLFFYWKAPIERQFEDYYATEWELFGIELQELLIEVEEFNILVGNRSISFLNDRGKIEIGQSGSVIRKLVHTKGYIPLFTNVRETTFTYEGEELALKVLMLDGKTREWRFVIGLRQG; from the coding sequence ATGCGTGCATTACTAAAAGGTGCTAATCAATCGGGCTATTCATTAATTGAGTCAATCTTTCAATTGCTGATTTTAGGGATTTTTCTACAGTTCGTTCTTCTATTTTTTTATTGGAAAGCGCCAATTGAGCGTCAATTTGAAGATTATTACGCGACTGAGTGGGAACTCTTTGGAATTGAACTACAAGAATTACTTATTGAAGTGGAGGAATTCAACATCTTAGTAGGTAACCGTTCAATCTCATTTCTAAATGACAGAGGGAAAATCGAAATTGGACAAAGTGGCTCTGTCATCCGAAAACTCGTTCATACAAAAGGATATATACCGCTCTTTACGAATGTGCGAGAAACGACCTTCACATATGAAGGAGAAGAACTTGCTTTAAAAGTTCTGATGCTCGATGGTAAAACCCGGGAGTGGAGGTTCGTAATTGGACTTCGTCAGGGATGA
- a CDS encoding shikimate kinase, with product MKKVYLIGFMGSGKSAIGKRLSNLLNLPFYDMDTEIAKKTGMTIPQIFETYGEEKFREMETDFLLHFPDEYCIIATGGGVAMRAHNREIMRATGLVFFLNSTYRDIWRRVSTDKNRPIVQRSTREQLEALYHKRKPLYLECAQFKVETTGRSLNEITQYIAFQILRLKGD from the coding sequence ATGAAGAAAGTATATTTGATCGGATTCATGGGCAGTGGTAAAAGTGCGATTGGCAAACGCCTAAGCAATCTGTTGAATCTTCCTTTTTATGATATGGATACGGAAATCGCAAAAAAGACCGGTATGACAATACCGCAAATATTCGAAACGTATGGGGAAGAGAAATTCAGGGAGATGGAAACTGACTTTCTACTTCATTTTCCAGATGAGTATTGCATTATCGCTACTGGTGGCGGTGTTGCTATGCGCGCACACAACCGTGAGATTATGCGTGCAACGGGTCTGGTGTTTTTTCTTAATTCAACATATCGGGATATTTGGCGAAGAGTATCAACGGATAAAAACAGGCCTATCGTTCAACGCTCCACTCGTGAACAGCTGGAAGCACTCTATCATAAAAGAAAACCACTTTATTTGGAGTGTGCACAATTTAAAGTCGAAACGACGGGACGATCTCTAAACGAAATTACACAATATATAGCCTTTCAGATACTTCGTTTAAAAGGGGATTGA
- the gcvT gene encoding glycine cleavage system aminomethyltransferase GcvT, which yields MAENLKRTALFESYKQYGGKTIDFGGWELPVQFSSIKAEHEAVRTKAGLFDVSHMGEVFVSGAGALAFLQKLMTNDVAKLKDGQAQYTAMCYEDGGTIDDLLIYKRADNDYLLVVNASNIEKDVEWMEKHASADVVIENRSDEYGLLALQGPKAQEILQKLTDQPLEDIKFFRFKEGVNVAGHKVLISRTGYTGEDGFEIYGAPESMVALWPAILEAGEEEGLVPAGLGARDTLRFEAGLPLYGQELSKDISPLEAGIGFVVKVNKESDFNGKDVLTSQKENGVPRKLVGLEMIDKGIPRTGYKVFIGEEEIGEVTTGTQSPTLKKNIGFALLKAEYTAEGTEVEVEIRGKRLKAALIATPFYKR from the coding sequence GTGGCAGAAAATTTAAAACGAACCGCTTTATTTGAAAGCTATAAACAGTACGGTGGCAAGACGATTGATTTTGGTGGATGGGAGTTACCTGTCCAATTTTCAAGCATCAAAGCTGAACATGAGGCTGTTCGAACGAAGGCAGGACTATTTGACGTCTCCCATATGGGTGAAGTGTTTGTCAGCGGGGCTGGCGCGCTTGCATTCTTGCAGAAACTTATGACGAACGATGTTGCAAAACTGAAAGACGGTCAAGCGCAATACACGGCGATGTGTTATGAAGACGGTGGCACAATTGACGATTTGCTTATTTATAAAAGAGCCGACAATGATTATCTCTTAGTCGTTAACGCTTCTAATATTGAAAAAGACGTGGAATGGATGGAAAAGCATGCGTCAGCTGACGTAGTGATTGAAAATCGTTCTGACGAATATGGCTTGCTTGCATTGCAAGGACCGAAAGCGCAGGAAATCCTGCAAAAACTGACTGATCAACCATTGGAAGATATCAAATTTTTCCGTTTTAAAGAAGGCGTCAATGTTGCAGGACATAAAGTGCTTATTTCACGCACGGGTTACACCGGAGAAGATGGATTTGAAATTTATGGTGCTCCTGAATCGATGGTCGCGCTTTGGCCTGCGATTCTTGAGGCAGGTGAAGAAGAAGGGCTTGTTCCAGCTGGTTTAGGCGCACGCGATACTCTTCGTTTTGAAGCTGGTTTGCCACTGTACGGACAGGAATTGTCTAAGGATATCTCTCCTTTGGAAGCAGGTATTGGATTTGTCGTTAAAGTTAATAAGGAATCGGATTTCAATGGGAAAGATGTGCTAACGAGTCAAAAAGAGAACGGAGTACCACGAAAACTCGTAGGTCTTGAAATGATTGACAAAGGCATTCCGAGAACGGGTTATAAGGTCTTCATTGGCGAAGAAGAAATTGGTGAAGTCACAACTGGTACTCAATCGCCTACATTGAAAAAGAACATCGGCTTTGCGCTTTTGAAAGCAGAGTATACTGCTGAAGGTACTGAAGTCGAAGTTGAAATTCGCGGAAAGCGTTTGAAAGCTGCACTAATCGCAACACCATTCTATAAACGATAA
- the gcvPA gene encoding aminomethyl-transferring glycine dehydrogenase subunit GcvPA, whose amino-acid sequence MNHRYIPMTESDRDEMLSTIGIATIDELFEDIPEKVRFKGELAIKKAKSESALTKELSRVAAKNANSTTNASFLGAGVYDHYKPIIVDHVISRSEFYTAYTPYQPEISQGELQAIFEFQTMICELTGMDLANSSMYDGGTALAEAGNLAAGHTKRKKILISETVHPESRDVVASYASGQFIDVVTVPQKDGVTDIVKLEELIDEDTAAVLVQYPNFFGQIEDIQKIGEMAHDKGGLFVVSSNPLALGVLTPPRKLGADITVGDAQPFGIPEQFGGPHCGYFATTKKLMRKVPGRLVGETTDEAGRRGYVLTLQAREQHIRRDKATSNICSNQALNALAASVAMTAFGKKGVKEIAYHNIAKTAYAKTAFEKAGFTVKFNHAHFNEIVVEVKKPIKELNAKLLENGIIGGYDLGLTYPELSNHVLLAVTEQRTKEEIDALVQEMEANNA is encoded by the coding sequence ATGAACCATCGTTATATTCCAATGACGGAATCTGATCGTGATGAAATGTTATCGACAATCGGAATTGCTACAATTGATGAATTATTTGAGGATATTCCTGAAAAAGTCCGTTTCAAAGGTGAATTGGCAATTAAGAAAGCAAAATCCGAATCTGCTCTGACGAAAGAGCTTTCAAGAGTTGCTGCTAAAAATGCAAACTCCACTACGAACGCATCTTTCCTTGGTGCTGGTGTCTATGATCATTACAAACCAATCATCGTTGACCATGTTATTTCGCGCTCTGAGTTTTACACAGCTTATACGCCGTACCAACCAGAGATTTCACAAGGTGAATTGCAGGCAATCTTTGAATTCCAGACAATGATTTGCGAGTTGACGGGAATGGATCTTGCAAACTCATCCATGTACGATGGCGGAACTGCACTTGCTGAAGCAGGCAACCTCGCTGCAGGCCATACGAAACGCAAAAAGATTCTTATCTCTGAAACCGTACATCCTGAATCCCGTGATGTTGTCGCATCTTATGCATCCGGCCAATTCATTGATGTAGTTACAGTTCCACAGAAAGACGGCGTTACAGATATTGTTAAATTGGAAGAATTGATCGATGAAGATACAGCAGCCGTTCTTGTCCAATACCCAAACTTCTTTGGTCAAATTGAAGATATCCAGAAAATCGGTGAAATGGCACATGACAAAGGCGGATTATTCGTAGTCTCTTCCAATCCGCTTGCACTTGGTGTTTTAACACCTCCTAGAAAACTCGGTGCAGATATCACTGTTGGTGATGCACAGCCATTCGGTATCCCTGAACAATTCGGCGGACCGCATTGCGGCTATTTTGCTACAACAAAAAAACTAATGCGTAAAGTTCCAGGTAGATTAGTTGGGGAAACAACTGACGAAGCTGGCAGACGCGGATATGTGTTGACACTTCAAGCACGTGAACAGCATATCCGTCGAGACAAAGCGACGTCCAATATTTGTTCCAATCAGGCATTGAATGCCTTGGCAGCATCTGTTGCGATGACGGCATTTGGTAAGAAGGGTGTAAAAGAAATCGCTTATCATAATATCGCTAAAACAGCATATGCAAAAACAGCATTTGAAAAAGCTGGATTTACGGTGAAATTCAATCATGCCCATTTCAACGAGATCGTAGTTGAAGTGAAGAAGCCTATTAAAGAATTGAATGCGAAACTGCTTGAAAATGGTATAATCGGCGGCTATGATCTTGGACTCACATATCCTGAACTGTCCAACCACGTCTTGTTAGCTGTCACGGAACAACGTACAAAAGAAGAAATCGATGCACTCGTGCAGGAAATGGAGGCAAACAATGCATAA